From Cellulomonas oligotrophica, a single genomic window includes:
- a CDS encoding ABC transporter permease, producing the protein MSWLETFRTGLAAVRSHAMRSTLTVLGILIGIAAVILTVGLGLGTQKDVSEQISSLGSDLLIVTPGSSTDSSGMRGGFGSSTTLTRADAEALASPVNAPDVAGVAAEKSSQLSVEAGETNWTTAVTGTTASWLDVRGREVAQGRFLTEDDDLSSAAVVVLGSETAEQLFGTTSVVGQTVTVGTTDLQVVGVLTAAGASGSSNLDDVALVPLSTAAETLIGGTSRNAVSTIYVQAASGEHLSAASQEVQNLLLALHGATDAESADFTVESQDSLVSTATAVYRTLTVLLTGIAGLSLLVGGIGVMNIMLVSVTERTREIGLRKALGAPPWAIRRQFLVEASVLGLTGGVLGAALGIAAALGLPSLLGTSIVVSGLAVGGSVVVAVVIGLVFGVYPATRAARLAPIDALRAE; encoded by the coding sequence GTGAGCTGGCTGGAGACGTTCCGCACGGGCCTGGCCGCCGTGCGGTCGCACGCGATGCGCTCGACGCTGACGGTGCTGGGCATCCTCATCGGGATCGCCGCGGTGATCCTCACCGTGGGCCTCGGCCTGGGCACGCAGAAGGACGTCAGCGAGCAGATCAGCTCGCTGGGCTCCGACCTGCTCATCGTCACGCCGGGGTCGAGCACGGACTCCTCGGGCATGCGCGGGGGGTTCGGGTCGAGCACGACCCTCACCCGCGCGGACGCCGAGGCCCTCGCCTCGCCGGTCAACGCCCCGGACGTGGCCGGCGTCGCCGCCGAGAAGTCGTCGCAGCTGTCCGTCGAGGCCGGCGAGACCAACTGGACGACGGCCGTCACGGGCACCACGGCGTCCTGGCTCGACGTGCGCGGCCGGGAGGTCGCGCAGGGCCGGTTCCTCACCGAGGACGACGACCTGTCGTCCGCCGCGGTCGTGGTGCTGGGGTCCGAGACGGCCGAGCAGCTGTTCGGCACCACGTCGGTGGTCGGCCAGACCGTCACGGTCGGGACGACGGACCTGCAGGTCGTCGGGGTCCTGACCGCGGCCGGCGCGAGCGGGTCGAGCAACCTGGACGACGTCGCGCTGGTGCCCCTCTCGACCGCCGCGGAGACGCTGATCGGCGGGACCAGCCGCAACGCCGTCTCGACGATCTACGTGCAGGCCGCGTCGGGCGAGCATCTCTCGGCCGCGTCCCAGGAGGTGCAGAACCTCCTGCTGGCGCTGCACGGCGCGACCGACGCCGAGAGCGCGGACTTCACGGTCGAGTCGCAGGACTCGCTCGTCTCGACCGCCACGGCCGTGTACCGCACGCTCACGGTGCTGCTCACGGGCATCGCCGGGCTGTCCCTGCTGGTCGGCGGGATCGGCGTCATGAACATCATGCTCGTGTCCGTCACGGAGCGGACCCGGGAGATCGGCCTGCGCAAGGCTCTGGGCGCCCCGCCGTGGGCGATCCGCCGGCAGTTCCTCGTCGAGGCGTCCGTGCTGGGCCTGACCGGCGGCGTGCTGGGTGCCGCGCTGGGCATCGCGGCCGCCCTGGGCCTGCCGTCGCTGCTCGGCACGTCGATCGTCGTGTCCGGCCTCGCCGTGGGCGGCTCCGTCGTGGTCGCCGTGGTCATCGGGCTGGTGTTCGGCGTGTACCCCGCGACCCGCGCGGCCCGGCTCGCCCCCATCGACGCCCTGCGCGCCGAGTGA
- a CDS encoding ABC transporter ATP-binding protein: MGDVLTTSRRPRARSGGAAPVIELEGAGKTYRTGSIEFEALRGIDLRIVEGEYVAVVGPSGSGKSTLMNVLGCLDTLTRGTYRLAGEDVSELDEVELAQIRNRHIGFVFQQFHLLPSLPAWRNVELPLVYGGVAPAERRERAHEALARVGLADRVGNRPGELSGGQQQRVAVARALVGDPALLLADEPTGNLDSVSTADVLGLLDELHGAGRTVVLITHEHDVAERAERVVRVTDGLVQHDGPSGRAAS; encoded by the coding sequence ATGGGTGACGTCCTGACCACGTCCCGACGTCCCCGCGCCCGGTCCGGCGGAGCGGCGCCGGTGATCGAGCTCGAAGGGGCGGGCAAGACGTACCGCACCGGCTCGATCGAGTTCGAGGCGCTGCGCGGCATCGACCTGCGGATCGTCGAGGGCGAGTACGTCGCCGTCGTCGGCCCGTCCGGGTCGGGCAAGTCGACGCTCATGAACGTGCTCGGCTGCCTGGACACCCTCACGCGCGGCACGTACCGGCTCGCGGGGGAGGACGTGTCCGAGCTCGACGAGGTCGAGCTCGCGCAGATCCGCAACCGGCACATCGGCTTCGTGTTCCAGCAGTTCCACCTGCTGCCGTCGCTGCCCGCGTGGCGCAACGTCGAGCTGCCGCTCGTGTACGGCGGCGTCGCACCGGCCGAGCGGCGCGAGCGGGCGCACGAGGCGCTGGCCCGGGTCGGGCTCGCGGACCGGGTCGGCAACCGGCCGGGCGAGCTGTCGGGCGGGCAGCAGCAGCGCGTCGCGGTGGCCCGTGCGCTCGTCGGGGACCCGGCGCTCCTGCTCGCGGACGAGCCGACGGGCAACCTCGACTCCGTCTCGACCGCCGACGTCCTGGGCCTGCTGGACGAGCTGCACGGTGCCGGCCGCACGGTCGTGCTCATCACGCACGAGCACGACGTCGCCGAGCGCGCCGAGCGGGTCGTGCGCGTCACCGACGGCCTCGTCCAGCACGACGGGCCGAGCGGGCGGGCGGCCTCGTGA
- a CDS encoding xylulokinase, which yields MSAPTAEQVAQVRAAIEQGRTSLGIELGSTRIKACLIGPDHAPVASGGHAWENQLVDRTWTYPLDAVWTGLQAAVAELHADVERQYGVRLTSVGALGVSAMMHGYLAFDASGELLVPFRTWRNTSTGPAAAALTELFGYNVPLRWSVAHLYQAVLDAEPHVPQIASLTTLAGYVHHRLTGEHVLGVGDASGMFPVDPATRDYDATMVEAFDALVADRHPGMRVTHLLPRVLLAGQDAGRLTPEGAALLDPTGTLAAGAPVCPPEGDAGTGMVATNAVAPRTGNVSVGTSIFAMVVLERALARVHHEIDLVTTPAGDLVAMVHCNNGASELGVWAEVFGQFATALGHPAGQDEVFAALLGSALDGEADGGGLLAYNYLAGEPVTGLDEGRPLVVRTPDSRLTLANFVRTQVYGAFGTLSLGMQVLADEGVELDALFAHGGLFRTAGVAQRLLAAAVGAPVAVGTTAGEGGAWGIAVLAAYLGHADAQDLGTYLGTQVFAGADVVVAEPDPADVAGYATFLERYRAGLAVERAATEAL from the coding sequence ATGAGCGCGCCGACGGCCGAGCAGGTCGCCCAGGTCCGCGCCGCGATCGAGCAGGGCCGCACGAGCCTGGGCATCGAGCTCGGCTCCACCCGCATCAAGGCGTGCCTCATCGGGCCCGACCACGCCCCGGTCGCCAGCGGCGGGCACGCGTGGGAGAACCAGCTCGTCGACCGCACGTGGACCTACCCGCTCGACGCGGTCTGGACGGGCCTGCAGGCCGCGGTCGCCGAGCTGCACGCGGACGTCGAGCGGCAGTACGGCGTGCGGCTGACCTCGGTCGGTGCGCTCGGCGTCTCGGCGATGATGCACGGCTACCTGGCGTTCGACGCGAGCGGCGAGCTGCTCGTGCCGTTCCGCACGTGGCGCAACACCTCCACGGGCCCGGCGGCGGCCGCGCTCACCGAGCTGTTCGGCTACAACGTCCCGCTGCGCTGGTCGGTCGCGCACCTGTACCAGGCGGTGCTGGACGCCGAGCCGCACGTGCCGCAGATCGCGTCCCTGACGACCCTCGCCGGCTACGTGCACCACCGCCTGACGGGCGAGCACGTGCTCGGCGTCGGCGACGCGTCGGGCATGTTCCCGGTCGACCCGGCGACGCGCGACTACGACGCCACCATGGTCGAGGCCTTCGACGCGCTCGTGGCCGACCGCCACCCCGGCATGCGCGTGACCCACCTGCTGCCCCGGGTGCTGCTCGCGGGCCAGGACGCCGGGCGTCTGACGCCCGAGGGCGCCGCGCTGCTCGACCCCACGGGCACCCTCGCCGCCGGCGCGCCCGTGTGCCCGCCCGAGGGTGACGCGGGCACCGGCATGGTCGCGACGAACGCCGTCGCGCCCCGCACGGGCAACGTCAGCGTCGGCACCTCGATCTTCGCGATGGTCGTGCTGGAGCGGGCGCTGGCCCGCGTGCACCACGAGATCGACCTGGTCACGACGCCCGCAGGCGACCTCGTGGCGATGGTGCACTGCAACAACGGCGCCAGCGAGCTGGGCGTGTGGGCCGAGGTCTTCGGCCAGTTCGCCACGGCCCTGGGCCACCCGGCGGGGCAGGACGAGGTCTTCGCGGCGCTGCTGGGCTCCGCGCTCGACGGCGAGGCCGACGGCGGCGGGCTGCTGGCCTACAACTACCTCGCGGGCGAGCCCGTGACCGGCCTGGACGAGGGGCGCCCGCTGGTCGTGCGGACCCCGGACAGCCGGCTCACGCTCGCGAACTTCGTGCGCACGCAGGTGTACGGCGCGTTCGGGACCCTGAGCCTGGGCATGCAGGTGCTCGCGGACGAGGGCGTCGAGCTCGACGCGCTGTTCGCGCACGGCGGGCTGTTCCGCACGGCGGGCGTCGCGCAGCGGCTGCTCGCCGCGGCGGTCGGCGCCCCGGTGGCGGTCGGCACGACCGCGGGCGAGGGTGGCGCGTGGGGCATCGCGGTCCTCGCCGCGTACCTCGGGCACGCGGACGCTCAGGACCTCGGCACGTACCTCGGCACACAGGTGTTCGCCGGGGCAGACGTCGTCGTGGCCGAGCCCGACCCCGCCGACGTGGCCGGCTACGCGACCTTCCTCGAGCGCTACCGCGCCGGCCTCGCGGTCGAGCGCGCGGCGACCGAGGCGCTCTGA
- the proC gene encoding pyrroline-5-carboxylate reductase: protein MTTQGTGTTEPGATPTVAVLGAGVMGGTLVAGLRAGGWPPAAVVVADPDAAKAAATADEHGATAAPDNRAAVSAADVVLLAVKPGAVPAVLADLAPVLRPGALVVSVAAGVPLAVYESALPAGTPVVRVMPNTPALVGKGASATAPGVAAGDEHLALVERMLAATGVVVRVAEKDMDAVTALSGSGPAYVFYVIDALAEAGVLLGLPRDLATTLAVATVEGAGAMVAQTGEHPAVLRERVSSPGGTTVAGVAALDAHAVRAGLVAGVRAAAERSRELGRPAGA from the coding sequence ATGACGACGCAGGGCACGGGCACGACGGAGCCGGGCGCGACGCCGACGGTCGCGGTGCTGGGCGCCGGCGTCATGGGTGGCACGCTCGTGGCCGGTCTGCGCGCCGGCGGGTGGCCCCCGGCCGCGGTCGTGGTCGCCGACCCCGACGCCGCCAAGGCTGCCGCGACGGCCGACGAGCACGGTGCGACGGCTGCTCCGGACAACCGGGCCGCGGTGTCCGCCGCGGACGTCGTCCTGCTCGCGGTCAAGCCCGGTGCCGTCCCCGCCGTCCTGGCGGACCTCGCCCCGGTGCTGCGCCCCGGCGCCCTCGTGGTGAGCGTCGCGGCCGGGGTGCCGCTCGCGGTCTACGAGTCCGCGCTGCCGGCCGGGACACCGGTGGTCCGGGTGATGCCGAACACCCCCGCCCTCGTCGGCAAGGGCGCGTCGGCCACCGCCCCGGGCGTGGCGGCGGGGGACGAGCACCTCGCCCTCGTCGAGCGCATGCTCGCCGCCACGGGCGTCGTCGTGCGGGTCGCGGAGAAGGACATGGACGCCGTCACGGCCCTGTCCGGCTCGGGCCCGGCGTACGTCTTCTACGTGATCGACGCGCTCGCCGAGGCCGGCGTGCTGCTGGGGCTCCCGCGGGACCTGGCGACGACCCTCGCGGTCGCGACCGTCGAGGGCGCCGGTGCCATGGTCGCGCAGACCGGCGAGCACCCGGCCGTGCTGCGCGAGCGCGTCTCGTCGCCCGGCGGCACCACGGTGGCGGGCGTCGCGGCCCTCGACGCGCACGCGGTGCGCGCGGGGCTCGTCGCGGGGGTGCGGGCCGCGGCCGAGCGCTCGCGCGAGCTGGGCCGGCCGGCGGGGGCCTGA
- a CDS encoding DUF4175 domain-containing protein encodes MSPARTRRPAGLTARAHRQLLSAATVLAVAATSLAGALPASADPGTDPTAVVAVADATTDPTADPAPVVAPAEDAPAAEALTAGTASITGTTQVGSVLTAVTTGWPEGATLALEWLRGEEVVGTEGTYTLTPADLGATLALRVTATAEGLEPVSGTSEPTAPVTVGTLTTAVPTLSGTVRVGSAVTAVPGSWSEGTTLAYQWRVDGTAVTGATSATFTPTATHLGKLLSVVVTGSQAGYATATKASTTTKVGAGVLTAATPTISGTARVGSKVTAVRGTWSPAPAYTYQWRADGAAIKGATSSTYTIPASLRGKKLSVSVTGKKTGYSTKAVTSAATAVTATFSTAPTPKVTGTARIGSTLKVTAGTWKPAPTLSYQWKRNGTAIAGATKTSYKLTTADHGKTITVTVTAKRSTYVTTTRTSKPTAKVDVPAATITKNGTFKVGTTIPAGTYISSTTASWCEWELRTNTGTSETGLRGWNLGAGRHVVTITSADKYFRTSGCGTWTRRVDVGATLTKTGANGMYVIGTGPGDLRPGTYRTTGGVKGAECYIAALGDFSGSDASVLESYTGAVPDQVPDEILLDAGLAGFQTQNCVWTRVPD; translated from the coding sequence ATGTCCCCTGCACGCACGCGCCGACCCGCCGGGCTGACCGCCCGCGCCCACCGGCAGCTCCTGTCCGCCGCCACCGTGCTCGCCGTGGCGGCGACCTCGCTCGCGGGAGCGCTCCCCGCGAGCGCCGACCCGGGCACCGACCCGACCGCCGTCGTGGCGGTCGCGGACGCCACCACCGACCCGACCGCCGACCCCGCGCCGGTCGTCGCACCCGCCGAGGACGCGCCCGCCGCGGAGGCCCTCACCGCCGGGACCGCGTCGATCACCGGGACGACGCAGGTGGGCTCCGTGCTCACCGCGGTGACCACCGGGTGGCCCGAGGGCGCGACGCTCGCGCTCGAGTGGCTGCGCGGCGAGGAGGTCGTCGGCACCGAGGGCACGTACACGCTCACGCCGGCCGACCTGGGGGCGACGCTCGCCCTGCGCGTCACCGCCACCGCCGAGGGTCTCGAGCCGGTCTCCGGCACCAGCGAGCCCACCGCGCCCGTCACCGTGGGCACGCTCACCACCGCGGTGCCGACGCTGTCCGGCACCGTCCGGGTGGGCTCGGCGGTCACCGCGGTGCCGGGCTCCTGGTCCGAGGGCACGACGCTCGCGTACCAGTGGCGCGTCGACGGCACGGCCGTCACGGGTGCGACCTCGGCGACGTTCACGCCGACGGCGACCCACCTGGGCAAGCTCCTGAGCGTGGTCGTCACCGGCAGCCAGGCCGGGTACGCGACGGCGACGAAGGCCAGCACCACCACGAAGGTCGGTGCGGGCGTCCTCACGGCGGCGACCCCGACGATCTCCGGCACGGCCCGGGTCGGCAGCAAGGTCACCGCGGTCCGCGGCACCTGGTCCCCGGCGCCCGCGTACACCTACCAGTGGCGCGCGGACGGTGCGGCGATCAAGGGCGCGACGTCCTCGACGTACACGATCCCGGCGTCGCTGCGCGGCAAGAAGCTCTCGGTCAGCGTCACGGGCAAGAAGACCGGGTACTCGACGAAGGCCGTGACGAGCGCCGCGACCGCGGTGACCGCCACGTTCAGCACCGCCCCGACCCCGAAGGTCACGGGCACCGCGCGCATCGGCTCGACGCTCAAGGTCACGGCCGGCACGTGGAAGCCCGCGCCGACGCTGAGCTACCAGTGGAAGCGCAACGGCACGGCGATCGCCGGTGCGACGAAGACCTCGTACAAGCTGACGACCGCCGACCACGGGAAGACCATCACGGTCACCGTGACCGCGAAGCGCAGCACGTACGTGACGACGACCCGGACCAGCAAGCCGACCGCCAAGGTCGACGTCCCGGCCGCCACGATCACGAAGAACGGGACCTTCAAGGTCGGCACGACCATCCCCGCGGGCACCTACATCTCGTCCACGACCGCGTCGTGGTGCGAGTGGGAGCTGCGGACCAACACCGGGACCTCCGAGACCGGCCTGCGCGGCTGGAACCTCGGGGCCGGCCGTCACGTCGTCACGATCACGAGCGCGGACAAGTACTTCCGCACCTCGGGCTGCGGCACGTGGACGCGCCGGGTCGACGTCGGCGCGACGCTGACGAAGACGGGTGCCAACGGGATGTACGTCATCGGCACGGGCCCCGGCGACCTGCGCCCGGGGACGTACCGCACGACGGGCGGCGTCAAGGGCGCGGAGTGCTACATCGCCGCGCTGGGCGACTTCAGCGGCAGCGACGCGTCGGTGCTGGAGTCGTACACGGGGGCCGTCCCCGACCAGGTCCCCGACGAGATCCTCCTCGACGCAGGTCTGGCCGGGTTCCAGACGCAGAACTGCGTGTGGACCCGCGTCCCGGACTGA
- a CDS encoding L-ribulose-5-phosphate 4-epimerase: MTTTLDAYPQTVRDAVAQARTSVSALHAELPRWGLVVWTAGNVSQRVVVDPAAGPGPDDLLVIKPSGVTYDELTPESMVVCDLGANLVDGTRAPSSDTAAHAYVYTHMPEVGGVVHTHSTYATAWAARAEPVPCVLTMMADEFGGPIPIGPFALIGDDSIGRGIVETLRESRSPAVLMRNHGPFTIGKDAKAAVKAAVMVEEVARTVHISRQLGEPLPIEQQHVDSLYARYQNVYGQH, from the coding sequence ATGACGACGACCCTCGACGCGTACCCGCAGACCGTGCGCGACGCCGTGGCGCAGGCGCGCACGTCCGTGTCCGCGCTGCACGCCGAGCTGCCCCGCTGGGGGCTCGTGGTGTGGACCGCCGGCAACGTCTCCCAGCGCGTGGTCGTGGACCCCGCCGCGGGCCCCGGCCCGGACGACCTGCTCGTCATCAAGCCCTCGGGCGTGACGTACGACGAGCTGACGCCGGAGTCGATGGTCGTGTGCGACCTCGGGGCGAACCTCGTCGACGGCACCCGCGCACCGTCCTCGGACACGGCGGCGCACGCCTACGTGTACACGCACATGCCGGAGGTCGGCGGTGTGGTGCACACGCACTCCACGTACGCGACCGCGTGGGCGGCGCGCGCCGAGCCGGTGCCGTGCGTGCTGACGATGATGGCCGACGAGTTCGGTGGCCCGATCCCGATCGGCCCGTTCGCCCTCATCGGCGACGACTCCATCGGCCGGGGGATCGTCGAGACCCTGCGCGAGTCGCGCAGCCCGGCCGTGCTGATGCGCAACCACGGGCCGTTCACGATCGGCAAGGACGCCAAGGCCGCCGTGAAGGCCGCGGTGATGGTCGAGGAGGTCGCCCGGACCGTCCACATCAGCCGCCAGCTCGGCGAGCCGCTGCCGATCGAGCAGCAGCACGTCGACTCCCTGTACGCCCGATACCAGAACGTCTACGGCCAGCACTGA
- a CDS encoding LacI family DNA-binding transcriptional regulator, producing the protein MADVQAPARPPAMSDVAALAGVSHQTVSRVLNDHPSVRPATRARVVEAIATLGYRRNLAARALVTRRTGTIGVITPATALYGPTSTLVACEQAARDAGAYVSVATLRTFSPDDVVTVVEHFLVQGVDGIVVVAPRTETLGALRSVHAPVPVVVVSSAPQPGGRAVAVDQHAGGRMATEHLLALGHETVVHVAGPPEWFDAGDRLRGWRSALEAAGRRVPPPIATGWSAADGFAVGGRLVAQGLPSAVFAANDQLALGLLRAFRVAGVRVPQDVAVVGFDDEPGTAFYDPPLTTVRQGFAELGRRAVRAVLDAGAAGAAPAAVPDVPLAGDGSFVPGLIAPELVVRESTVAGAGPGG; encoded by the coding sequence GTGGCGGACGTGCAGGCCCCTGCCCGCCCGCCGGCGATGAGCGACGTCGCGGCGCTCGCGGGCGTGTCCCACCAGACGGTCTCGCGCGTCCTCAACGACCACCCGAGCGTGCGCCCGGCGACCCGGGCGCGGGTCGTGGAGGCGATCGCGACGCTCGGGTACCGGCGCAACCTCGCCGCCCGTGCGCTGGTGACCCGCCGCACGGGCACGATCGGCGTGATCACGCCCGCGACGGCGCTGTACGGCCCGACGAGCACGCTGGTGGCGTGCGAGCAGGCGGCGCGGGACGCGGGCGCGTACGTGTCGGTCGCGACGCTGCGCACGTTCTCGCCCGACGACGTCGTGACGGTCGTGGAGCACTTCCTCGTGCAGGGTGTCGACGGCATCGTGGTGGTGGCGCCGCGCACCGAGACCCTGGGGGCGCTGCGCTCGGTGCACGCCCCGGTGCCGGTGGTGGTCGTCTCGTCGGCCCCGCAGCCGGGCGGGCGGGCGGTGGCGGTCGACCAGCACGCGGGTGGCCGCATGGCGACGGAGCACCTGCTGGCGCTGGGGCACGAGACGGTCGTGCACGTTGCGGGCCCGCCGGAGTGGTTCGACGCCGGGGACCGGCTGCGCGGCTGGCGGTCGGCGCTGGAGGCGGCGGGCCGGCGGGTGCCGCCGCCGATCGCGACGGGCTGGTCGGCGGCGGACGGGTTCGCGGTCGGCGGCCGGCTGGTGGCGCAGGGGCTGCCGTCGGCGGTGTTCGCGGCGAACGACCAGCTGGCCCTGGGGCTGCTGCGGGCGTTCCGGGTCGCGGGGGTGCGGGTGCCGCAGGACGTGGCCGTGGTGGGGTTCGACGACGAGCCGGGCACGGCCTTCTACGACCCGCCGCTGACGACGGTCCGGCAGGGGTTCGCCGAGCTCGGGCGGCGGGCTGTGCGCGCGGTGCTCGACGCGGGGGCGGCCGGAGCCGCCCCGGCTGCCGTGCCGGACGTGCCGCTCGCGGGGGACGGGTCGTTCGTCCCTGGGCTGATCGCGCCCGAGCTGGTGGTCCGCGAGAGCACGGTCGCCGGTGCGGGTCCGGGCGGGTGA
- a CDS encoding HlyD family efflux transporter periplasmic adaptor subunit encodes MRDPRRGSRRRRTALAVVGGAAALSLVGGGIAVAVGGGGSDRYRTATAATGTVAQSVSAVGTVSSQTRRDAAFAAAGTVSAVEVAVGDTVAAGDVLASLDPTALQDALDQAEADLADAEQQLEDDLASQTASTTSSTASSSSTAAGTASDAAASDTTSSGGATSGGTISEGTASEGTASPGTPSDGTGADGSGAADEAWAAVEEAQAAVTTAQTDLLAAYDALTASVTGLADAWSGATCAAFLAIDPATVVGTAADAADEETDGDSGDGASGGGTDDGADATAGATDAGTSGDGATDGSTADPAAGDGSGTAAEIATTSAVTATTPTDGTATTVPLADAQAALAACQAALTGAQGSLSEPLTALQTTGDALDAALAALDEAVVAARAASGSDDATASGGSSGSDASGGAGTAGSSSGTGTGTGAGTGTGSTSTTAPSSTGTSTTGTSSSGTSSTGSSAAGTGTATGSATSSGTAGAADEVASAAAVLADRAEVALRAQAVTVAEHERTLVDLTSPVAGTVAAVSVAVGDTVTAGSTSQVVTVLGDDGHVVTTTVPLTSVDAVEVGQVAQVRVGTTDADLTGVVSSVGVLDVSESSTPAYTVLVALDPTDEVVLDDASAQVDVEVAAAQDVLTVPTSALRTAAGVTTVQVLGADDAVSDVEVRTGAVGSELTEVVEGLAAGDAVVLADLEAALDLGDDTEGSTGLSGLSGTTEETEQGFGGMPAGGPPAGTGGARG; translated from the coding sequence ATGCGTGACCCGCGCCGCGGCAGCCGGCGGCGCCGGACGGCCCTCGCGGTCGTCGGCGGCGCCGCGGCCCTCAGCCTCGTCGGCGGCGGCATCGCCGTGGCCGTCGGGGGTGGCGGCTCCGACCGGTACCGCACCGCGACCGCCGCGACCGGGACGGTGGCGCAGAGCGTCAGCGCCGTGGGCACCGTGAGCTCGCAGACCCGGCGGGACGCCGCGTTCGCGGCCGCCGGGACCGTGTCCGCGGTCGAGGTCGCCGTGGGCGACACCGTCGCGGCGGGCGACGTGCTCGCCTCCCTCGACCCGACGGCGCTGCAGGACGCGCTCGACCAGGCCGAGGCCGACCTCGCGGACGCCGAGCAGCAGCTCGAGGACGACCTGGCCTCCCAGACGGCGTCGACCACGTCGAGCACCGCGTCGTCGAGCAGCACGGCGGCGGGCACCGCCTCGGACGCCGCCGCCTCGGACACCACGTCGTCCGGAGGGGCCACGTCCGGAGGGACGATCTCGGAGGGGACGGCGTCGGAGGGCACGGCGTCCCCCGGGACGCCGTCCGACGGCACCGGGGCCGACGGTTCGGGTGCCGCGGACGAGGCGTGGGCAGCCGTCGAGGAGGCGCAGGCCGCCGTGACGACCGCGCAGACCGACCTGCTCGCCGCCTACGACGCCCTGACCGCCTCCGTCACCGGCCTTGCCGACGCGTGGTCGGGCGCGACGTGCGCGGCCTTCCTCGCGATCGACCCGGCCACGGTCGTCGGCACCGCCGCCGACGCCGCCGACGAGGAGACCGACGGGGACAGCGGCGACGGCGCGTCCGGGGGCGGGACGGACGACGGCGCCGACGCGACCGCCGGCGCGACCGACGCGGGCACCTCGGGCGACGGTGCGACCGACGGCTCCACCGCCGACCCGGCGGCTGGCGACGGGTCCGGGACGGCCGCCGAGATCGCCACGACCAGCGCGGTCACCGCGACCACGCCGACGGACGGCACGGCGACGACCGTGCCGCTGGCCGACGCGCAGGCCGCGCTCGCGGCCTGCCAGGCCGCGCTGACCGGGGCGCAGGGCTCGCTGTCCGAGCCCCTGACGGCTCTGCAGACGACCGGGGACGCCCTCGACGCCGCGCTGGCCGCGCTCGACGAGGCCGTCGTCGCGGCCCGCGCGGCGTCCGGGTCGGACGACGCCACCGCCTCGGGCGGCTCGTCGGGCAGCGATGCGTCGGGCGGTGCGGGCACAGCGGGGTCGTCTTCCGGCACCGGCACCGGCACCGGCGCCGGCACCGGCACCGGCAGCACGTCGACGACGGCTCCGTCGTCGACCGGCACGTCCACGACCGGCACGTCGTCCTCGGGGACGTCGTCGACCGGCTCGTCGGCTGCGGGCACCGGCACCGCCACCGGTTCCGCCACCAGTTCCGGCACCGCGGGCGCGGCCGACGAGGTCGCCTCGGCGGCCGCGGTCCTCGCCGACCGCGCCGAGGTCGCGCTGCGCGCCCAGGCCGTCACGGTCGCCGAGCACGAGCGGACCCTGGTCGACCTCACCAGCCCGGTCGCCGGCACGGTCGCGGCGGTCTCCGTCGCCGTGGGCGACACGGTCACGGCGGGGTCGACGTCGCAGGTCGTCACCGTGCTCGGTGACGACGGGCACGTGGTCACGACGACCGTCCCGCTCACGTCGGTCGACGCCGTCGAGGTCGGGCAGGTCGCGCAGGTGCGGGTCGGCACGACGGACGCGGACCTGACCGGGGTGGTCAGCAGCGTGGGGGTGCTCGACGTCTCGGAGTCCTCGACGCCCGCGTACACGGTGCTCGTCGCGCTGGACCCGACCGACGAGGTCGTCCTCGACGACGCGTCCGCGCAGGTCGACGTCGAGGTCGCGGCCGCGCAGGACGTGCTGACGGTGCCGACGTCGGCGCTGCGCACGGCCGCGGGCGTCACCACCGTGCAGGTGCTGGGCGCCGACGACGCGGTCAGCGACGTCGAGGTGCGCACCGGGGCGGTGGGCTCCGAGCTGACGGAGGTGGTCGAGGGCCTGGCCGCGGGCGACGCCGTCGTCCTGGCCGACCTGGAGGCCGCGCTCGACCTCGGCGACGACACCGAGGGGTCCACGGGCCTGTCGGGCCTGTCGGGCACGACGGAGGAGACGGAGCAGGGGTTCGGCGGCATGCCCGCCGGTGGGCCGCCCGCCGGCACGGGCGGTGCCCGCGGCTGA